The Henckelia pumila isolate YLH828 chromosome 2, ASM3356847v2, whole genome shotgun sequence genome includes a window with the following:
- the LOC140877564 gene encoding uncharacterized protein — translation MGNRFLESLSGDKELQRPKLEEVEVVKEFPEVFTNDVAGLPPVREVQFGIEFLPGTKPASKAPYRLPPTKMKELKNQLQEFLDKGFIRPSGAESSYSEELISLAQNRLYVRPIAGSAKGIEVNPSKVEAVRNWATPKSATEIQSFLGLAGYYRRFIQDFSKIALPLISLTRKGVKFLWSEQWVVLMLDNKVISYASRQQLKVHEKNYPTHDLELAGVVFSLKLWRNY, via the exons ATGGGGAACC GTTTTCTAGAAAGCCTATCGGGTGATAAGGAATTGCAGCGACCGAAACTTGAAGAGGTGGAAGTAGTGAAAGAGTTTCCAGAAGTCTTTACCAATGATGTTGCGGGATTGCCTCCAGTCAGGGAAGTTCAATTCGGAATCGAATTTTTGCCTGGAACCAAGCCAgcttctaaggcaccgtacaggttACCACCAACAAAGATGAaggagttgaagaatcagttgcaAGAGTTCCTGGATAAGGGGttcatcagaccgagt gGAGCTGAATCAAGTTACAGTGAAGAACTAATATCCCTTGCCCAGAATAGATTATATGTTCGACCAATTGCAGGGAGCG CTAAGGGTATTGAGGTGAATCCGTCTAAGGTGGAAGCAGTTCGGAATTGGGCTACTCCGAAGAGTGCTACAGAGATAcagagtttcttgggtttagccgGCTACTACAGGCGGTTTATTcaggatttttctaaaatagcTCTACCATTGATCTCTTTAACTCGAAAAGGTGTGAAGTTTTTGTGGTCAGAACAGT GGGTTGTTTTGATGCTGGATAATAAAGTAATATCTTATGCATCTCGGCAGCAGCTGAAGGTCCATGAGAAAAACTACCCgactcatgatcttgagttggcTGGAGTTGTATTTTCTTTGAAGCTGTGGAGAAACTATTAG